One genomic segment of Pseudonocardia sp. T1-2H includes these proteins:
- a CDS encoding glycosyltransferase translates to MTTAPTAEKRRTSDEAAQADTLLQRVILPRPSDPTAVRALYVDERAGVKLEPTTPVPGEKSTPMTLTVSGTSGRRLRVTSRTSAVVPEQSEVSFGAYFNGLAAGYWRAWSTLDEVRLRLRLEGAGRVDVYRSKADGSQIYVRGEVVDRPGVHDLEFALDLHPFEDGGWYWFDLTTDAGELVLHEGGWHAPTAAPGRAAVAVGMPTFNRPADCVATLAAIGEDPAVLAAVTAVILPDQGTKKVRDQAGYEQAAAVLGDKLRIIDQPNLGGSGGYARVMYEALGSTDCEQILYMDDDILLEPDSILRAVAFSRFAREPMLVGGQMLSLQARSQLSTMGEVVDRNQFLWRVAPDTHPHHDLAEQTLRQTPWLHHRVDVDYNAWWMCLIPRAVAEDLGLPLPLFIKWDDAEYGLRARSRGYRTATVPGIAIWHMSFIEKDDSSDWQAYFHYRNRFVAAALHGPDDPKAMLLETFKRTLRHLMLMEYSAVALQIKAFKDFLAGPEALFPKLPVVLGEIRAERAEYDDGRPLNSATDVPLADLDALGAQLFPEPPVGRLKAGAGLVRGVLRNLKAVDPAHHDRPQRNVPWKNAQWFVLAGLDSATVSTPDGRGVTFRRRDPEMFRRMVKESLALHREVAREWPTLRERYRAAAPTLTSRDGWKHLFED, encoded by the coding sequence ATGACCACCGCCCCCACCGCCGAGAAGCGCCGCACGTCGGACGAGGCCGCGCAGGCGGACACGCTCCTGCAGCGCGTCATCCTGCCCCGGCCCTCCGACCCGACCGCCGTGCGTGCGCTCTACGTCGACGAACGCGCGGGGGTGAAGCTGGAGCCGACCACGCCGGTGCCGGGCGAGAAGTCCACGCCGATGACCCTGACGGTGTCCGGGACGTCCGGCCGCCGGCTGCGGGTCACGTCCCGTACCTCCGCGGTGGTGCCGGAACAGAGCGAGGTCAGCTTCGGGGCGTACTTCAACGGCCTCGCCGCCGGCTACTGGCGGGCGTGGTCCACGCTCGACGAGGTCCGGCTGCGGCTGCGGCTCGAGGGCGCCGGCCGGGTGGACGTCTACCGCTCCAAGGCGGACGGCTCGCAGATCTACGTGCGGGGCGAGGTCGTGGACCGGCCCGGCGTGCACGATCTGGAGTTCGCGCTGGACCTGCACCCCTTCGAGGACGGCGGCTGGTACTGGTTCGACCTGACGACGGACGCCGGCGAGCTCGTCCTGCACGAGGGCGGCTGGCACGCCCCCACCGCGGCGCCCGGCCGCGCCGCCGTCGCCGTCGGGATGCCCACGTTCAACCGCCCCGCGGACTGCGTCGCGACGCTCGCCGCGATCGGTGAGGACCCGGCGGTGCTCGCCGCCGTCACCGCGGTGATCCTGCCGGACCAGGGCACGAAGAAGGTCCGGGACCAGGCGGGGTACGAGCAGGCCGCGGCCGTCCTCGGGGACAAGCTGCGGATCATCGACCAGCCCAACCTCGGCGGCTCCGGCGGCTACGCCCGGGTGATGTACGAGGCGCTCGGGTCGACGGACTGCGAGCAGATCCTCTACATGGACGACGACATCCTGCTCGAGCCGGACTCGATCCTGCGGGCCGTCGCCTTCTCCCGGTTCGCCCGAGAGCCGATGCTGGTCGGCGGGCAGATGCTGTCGCTGCAGGCCCGTTCGCAGCTCTCGACCATGGGCGAGGTCGTCGACCGCAACCAGTTCCTGTGGCGGGTCGCGCCGGACACCCACCCGCACCACGACCTGGCCGAGCAGACCCTGCGCCAGACGCCCTGGCTGCACCACCGCGTGGACGTGGACTACAACGCCTGGTGGATGTGCCTGATCCCGCGGGCCGTCGCCGAGGACCTGGGCCTGCCGCTGCCGCTGTTCATCAAGTGGGACGACGCCGAGTACGGACTGCGCGCCCGCAGCCGCGGCTATCGCACGGCCACCGTCCCCGGGATCGCGATCTGGCACATGTCCTTCATCGAGAAGGACGACTCGAGCGACTGGCAGGCCTACTTCCACTACCGGAACCGGTTCGTGGCCGCCGCGTTGCACGGCCCGGACGACCCGAAGGCCATGCTGCTCGAGACGTTCAAGCGCACGCTGCGGCACCTGATGCTGATGGAGTACTCGGCCGTCGCGCTGCAGATCAAGGCGTTCAAGGACTTCCTGGCCGGGCCGGAGGCGCTGTTCCCGAAGCTGCCCGTCGTGCTCGGGGAGATCCGGGCCGAGCGCGCGGAGTACGACGACGGCCGGCCGCTCAACTCGGCCACCGACGTCCCGCTCGCCGATCTCGACGCGCTGGGCGCCCAGCTCTTCCCGGAGCCTCCCGTCGGCCGGTTGAAGGCCGGTGCGGGCCTCGTGCGCGGGGTCCTCCGGAACCTGAAGGCCGTCGACCCGGCGCACCACGACCGCCCGCAGCGAAATGTGCCCTGGAAGAACGCGCAGTGGTTCGTCCTCGCCGGCCTCGACTCGGCCACCGTCTCCACCCCGGACGGCCGGGGCGTCACGTTCCGCCGCCGGGACCCCGAGATGTTCCGCCGGATGGTGAAGGAGTCCCTCGCGCTGCACCGCGAGGTGGCGCGCGAGTGGCCCACGCTGCGGGAGCGCTACCGGGCCGCGGCACCCACACTGACGAGCCGCGACGGCTGGAAGCACCTCTTCGAGGACTAG
- a CDS encoding arabinosyltransferase C-terminal domain-containing protein, whose product MAFFFPCLDPAPFPPGTAGLPQWRVGPPQADGSVGITYAAGFGGPFVGPRLLVAERRMATYLDGDPTRDAAQVYRWTPVAPMTLATPTITEETRWGTAADGHARVPGLDAPGAQPTEWRDTGPATQDRR is encoded by the coding sequence GTGGCGTTCTTCTTTCCGTGCCTCGACCCGGCGCCGTTCCCGCCCGGCACGGCCGGGCTGCCGCAATGGCGCGTCGGCCCCCCGCAGGCCGACGGCTCGGTCGGGATCACCTACGCCGCCGGGTTCGGTGGGCCGTTCGTCGGCCCCCGCCTGCTCGTGGCCGAACGTCGCATGGCGACCTATCTCGACGGCGATCCGACCCGGGATGCCGCGCAGGTCTACCGGTGGACTCCGGTCGCTCCGATGACCCTGGCCACCCCGACGATCACCGAGGAGACCCGCTGGGGGACGGCCGCCGACGGGCACGCGAGGGTTCCCGGCCTGGACGCCCCGGGGGCGCAGCCCACTGAGTGGCGGGACACGGGTCCCGCCACTCAGGACAGGCGCTAG
- a CDS encoding arabinosyltransferase domain-containing protein — MLTPETVDADRRSDTGPAPGAPPTRRGRRRVAAGLGILAALLAIATPFLPVQQNTAELSWPTAENGTAPVTAPLVALRPERLDATVPCAAITSLDARSPGPATVFTTTPPGSPDGAAVALTVRVTDGTLTVDDRGERVAEVAVGPAGCTLGVASDVDRTTVEVGGTPAVILDGDRRPQVIGVYSDLDSRLDPVSGTSVRITTDNRYDSSSSGLKVAAGVVAVLALIGSLLALRRIDDADGRRLPRTGRLPAVLRGHDTLRDAAVVAVLALWVVIGGMTSDDGYILGITRGAESSGYIGNYYRWFDVPEAPFGWFYQLYSLWSGISDSIAWLRIPAFAMGVASWFMISRGLLPRLGTHVRHSRAAGWAAAGVFLCFWLPYDNGLRPEPVVVIAALLSLVAMERALATRRLMPIALALISGAFAVAATPTGLIALAPFLASARPLLRLFGQRARTAGWLAVLAPLAGAGLIVLVAIFGDQSWAAVSEATRVRTEIGPNLAWYEELYRYELLFTASRDGSLMRRFPVLLLILCLVVSAVVILRRGRIPGAGLGASRRLIGSTLLAFVVLALTPTKWTHHFGAFAALGAGLAALAAVATSTGVLRSRRNQALFLAAVLAVTALAFTGPNTWWYVSNWGVPWFDKPVSVNGVSATSLLLLAAVVSLGIAAFEHLHGPTIPRPMPATPSGSRAASVRLNSGPIAVVCGLLVLFEVFSLVKGVQKQSGSYSMPADVVADPAGHGCGLAGHVLVETDPQAGVLPAAGGTAVVDGFGPNGLPPNGPGSLRDSDGEGNRDPGVAGTGPMGGPVLGSWTVGGGGTGDLRTGWYRLPDAARRGDAPLVLGVAGQVGGGNELTLEFSRDSDDTVVDSISPSAASGAVTTTADPKGNGAAGSGWRDVRLDLAGTPAASADRVRVVAHDRALGPEGWIAVAQPRVPVLTPLTDVVRGEAGYLDWPTSFASPCLRPFAIHRGVAEVPGYRIMADTQQREVGDNWGFPSTGGPLAWIDQTARERVVPTYLQGQWDWDWGQLRLMEPYVPGAGSPDVTRGTRTMWGWANPGPAGPAPPNPPTDRE, encoded by the coding sequence GTGCTGACCCCCGAGACGGTGGACGCCGATCGACGGTCCGACACCGGGCCGGCACCCGGCGCCCCACCCACGCGGAGAGGCCGGCGTCGGGTCGCTGCGGGCCTCGGCATCCTCGCGGCCCTCCTCGCGATCGCGACCCCGTTCCTGCCCGTGCAGCAGAACACCGCCGAGCTCAGCTGGCCCACCGCCGAGAACGGGACCGCCCCGGTCACGGCGCCGCTGGTCGCGCTGCGCCCGGAACGGCTCGACGCGACCGTGCCCTGTGCGGCGATCACGAGCCTCGACGCCCGGTCCCCCGGCCCCGCGACGGTGTTCACGACGACGCCCCCCGGCTCCCCGGACGGAGCCGCCGTCGCGCTGACCGTGCGCGTGACCGACGGGACGCTGACGGTCGACGACCGCGGGGAGCGCGTCGCCGAGGTGGCTGTCGGCCCCGCGGGCTGCACGCTCGGCGTCGCGTCCGACGTCGACCGGACGACCGTCGAGGTCGGCGGGACACCGGCGGTGATCCTCGACGGGGACCGCCGACCCCAGGTGATCGGGGTGTACTCGGACCTGGACTCGCGGCTCGACCCGGTCTCCGGGACCTCGGTCCGGATCACGACCGACAACCGCTACGACAGCTCCTCGAGCGGATTGAAGGTCGCCGCCGGCGTGGTCGCGGTCCTCGCGCTGATCGGCAGCCTGCTGGCCCTGCGGCGCATCGACGACGCCGACGGCCGGCGGCTCCCCCGTACCGGGCGGCTCCCGGCGGTCCTGCGCGGGCACGACACCCTGCGCGACGCGGCGGTGGTGGCCGTGCTCGCGCTGTGGGTCGTCATCGGCGGGATGACCTCCGACGACGGCTACATCCTGGGCATCACCCGCGGCGCCGAGAGCTCCGGCTACATCGGCAACTACTACCGCTGGTTCGACGTCCCGGAGGCTCCGTTCGGCTGGTTCTACCAGCTCTACTCGCTGTGGTCGGGGATCAGCGACTCGATCGCCTGGCTGCGGATCCCGGCGTTCGCGATGGGCGTCGCGTCGTGGTTCATGATCAGTCGCGGGCTGCTCCCCCGGCTCGGGACCCACGTCCGCCACAGCCGCGCGGCGGGCTGGGCCGCGGCGGGGGTCTTCCTCTGCTTCTGGCTGCCCTACGACAACGGGCTGCGGCCGGAGCCGGTCGTCGTCATCGCGGCGCTGCTCTCGCTGGTCGCGATGGAGCGCGCGCTCGCCACCCGGCGGCTCATGCCGATCGCGCTGGCCCTGATCAGCGGGGCGTTCGCCGTGGCCGCGACACCGACCGGGCTGATCGCGCTGGCCCCGTTCCTCGCGTCGGCGCGGCCGCTGCTGCGGCTGTTCGGCCAGCGCGCCCGGACGGCGGGCTGGCTCGCGGTACTGGCGCCGCTCGCGGGCGCCGGATTGATCGTGCTGGTCGCGATCTTCGGCGACCAGAGCTGGGCGGCGGTCTCCGAGGCCACCCGGGTCCGCACGGAGATCGGCCCGAACCTGGCCTGGTACGAGGAGCTCTACCGCTACGAGCTGTTGTTCACCGCCAGCCGCGACGGCTCGCTGATGCGGCGCTTCCCGGTGCTGCTGCTGATCCTGTGCCTGGTCGTCTCGGCCGTGGTGATCCTGCGGCGTGGCCGGATCCCGGGCGCCGGGCTCGGTGCGAGCCGGCGGCTGATCGGGAGCACGCTGCTGGCGTTCGTCGTGCTCGCCCTGACACCGACGAAGTGGACGCACCACTTCGGCGCGTTCGCCGCGCTGGGCGCCGGGCTGGCCGCGCTCGCGGCCGTCGCGACCAGCACGGGGGTGCTGCGCTCGCGCCGCAACCAGGCTCTGTTCCTCGCCGCGGTCCTGGCCGTGACCGCGCTGGCGTTCACCGGCCCGAACACCTGGTGGTACGTCTCCAACTGGGGCGTGCCGTGGTTCGACAAGCCGGTGTCGGTGAACGGCGTGTCGGCGACGTCGCTGCTGCTGCTCGCCGCGGTCGTCTCGCTCGGGATCGCCGCGTTCGAGCACCTGCACGGACCGACGATCCCGCGCCCGATGCCGGCCACCCCGTCCGGCAGCCGGGCCGCCTCGGTCCGCCTCAACTCGGGACCGATCGCGGTCGTCTGCGGTCTGCTGGTGCTGTTCGAGGTGTTCTCCCTGGTCAAGGGCGTGCAGAAGCAGTCGGGCAGCTACTCGATGCCGGCGGACGTCGTCGCGGACCCCGCCGGGCACGGCTGCGGGCTCGCCGGCCACGTGCTCGTCGAGACCGATCCGCAGGCCGGGGTGCTCCCGGCGGCGGGCGGAACCGCCGTCGTCGACGGGTTCGGGCCGAACGGGCTCCCGCCGAACGGTCCTGGGTCGCTCCGGGACAGCGACGGCGAGGGGAACCGGGACCCCGGCGTCGCCGGCACCGGCCCGATGGGCGGTCCCGTGCTGGGCAGCTGGACGGTCGGCGGCGGCGGCACCGGGGACCTACGCACCGGGTGGTACCGGCTGCCGGACGCCGCGAGGCGCGGTGACGCCCCGCTCGTGCTGGGGGTCGCCGGGCAGGTCGGCGGCGGGAACGAGCTCACCCTCGAGTTCTCCCGGGACTCCGACGACACGGTGGTCGACAGCATCTCACCGAGCGCCGCCTCCGGGGCGGTCACCACCACGGCGGACCCGAAGGGCAACGGCGCCGCCGGCAGCGGCTGGCGCGACGTGCGGCTGGATCTCGCGGGCACGCCGGCGGCCTCGGCCGACCGGGTCCGGGTGGTCGCACACGACCGCGCCCTCGGCCCGGAGGGCTGGATCGCGGTCGCGCAGCCGCGCGTCCCGGTGCTGACCCCGCTCACCGACGTGGTGCGGGGCGAGGCCGGCTACCTGGACTGGCCGACGTCGTTCGCCAGCCCGTGCCTGCGGCCGTTCGCCATCCATCGCGGCGTCGCCGAGGTCCCGGGTTACCGGATCATGGCGGACACCCAGCAGCGCGAGGTCGGGGACAACTGGGGCTTCCCGTCGACGGGCGGGCCGCTGGCCTGGATCGACCAGACGGCCCGGGAACGCGTGGTCCCCACCTATCTGCAGGGCCAGTGGGACTGGGACTGGGGCCAGCTACGGCTGATGGAGCCGTACGTCCCCGGCGCGGGCTCTCCCGATGTCACCCGCGGGACGAGGACGATGTGGGGTTGGGCGAACCCGGGCCCGGCGGGTCCGGCGCCGCCGAACCCGCCGACGGACCGCGAGTAG
- a CDS encoding acyltransferase family protein: protein MTGLRIVAAVWVVVFHFHFTALPGVADVVGVFGPLITAGALGVDLFFVLSGFVIAYTYLEQLGPRLRARETGRFVWARACRIWPAYVLVFNLFGIWLVARAVLGSDPNIAFQGVQPKLGLGQWLQQMFMVQLWDQPFFDGASWVGSTWSISAEWLAYVLFPVAAVVLYRLRNLPVVVLALGALGLMAPIALAYVSTGSPYYPWSWVVRILCGFGGGALTYLVVRRLRASDGVRRAASWIGTATPVLIAVGLLAGELAGPGRGGAVIVLFPLLVGSLALADRGIARLLSTERMVHGGRISYALYLVHIPMFEVFWLALRHFGGSDGGAVLAGNTLLAHVVGMLVLVATLPVAHLLFVGVEEPARRRLRVLGSVPRRAGSADPVLHVAAEPAAEAPMVGAVPRQDRPVGNDEARRDPETRAIRVVRQPLAKQPVRDEEARRDPETRGIPIARPSTGPVPVVPGQQRSVIPAGVPAAAPAVSRDDAPTGEPDVAAGAVGRAILARRAGIEPRTKLAADLVAASAAARSGPGKHRPGPGRGKRGWIDSPQFGARPTP, encoded by the coding sequence TTGACGGGGCTGCGGATCGTCGCGGCGGTGTGGGTCGTCGTCTTCCACTTCCACTTCACGGCCCTTCCGGGGGTGGCCGACGTCGTGGGGGTGTTCGGCCCGTTGATCACCGCGGGTGCGCTCGGGGTGGACCTGTTCTTCGTGCTGAGCGGGTTCGTGATCGCCTACACCTATCTGGAGCAGCTCGGTCCGCGGCTGCGGGCACGGGAGACCGGCCGGTTCGTCTGGGCGCGGGCCTGCCGCATCTGGCCGGCCTATGTGTTGGTGTTCAACCTGTTCGGGATCTGGCTGGTGGCCCGCGCGGTCCTCGGTTCGGACCCGAACATCGCGTTCCAGGGGGTCCAGCCGAAGCTCGGGCTCGGGCAGTGGCTGCAGCAGATGTTCATGGTCCAGCTCTGGGACCAGCCGTTCTTCGACGGGGCGTCGTGGGTCGGCTCCACCTGGTCGATCAGCGCGGAGTGGCTCGCCTACGTGCTGTTCCCGGTGGCCGCGGTGGTGCTGTACCGGCTGCGGAACCTGCCGGTCGTCGTCCTGGCGCTGGGGGCGCTGGGGCTGATGGCGCCGATCGCGCTGGCCTACGTGTCCACCGGCAGCCCGTACTACCCGTGGAGCTGGGTGGTGCGGATCCTGTGCGGCTTCGGCGGAGGAGCGCTGACCTACCTGGTGGTGCGGCGGCTGCGGGCGTCGGACGGGGTCCGGCGGGCGGCGTCCTGGATCGGCACGGCGACGCCCGTGCTGATCGCCGTCGGCCTGCTCGCCGGGGAGCTCGCCGGCCCGGGCCGCGGCGGCGCGGTGATCGTGCTGTTCCCGCTGCTGGTGGGGTCGCTGGCGCTGGCCGATCGGGGGATCGCCCGGCTGCTCTCGACGGAGCGGATGGTGCACGGCGGGCGCATCTCCTACGCGCTCTACCTCGTGCACATCCCGATGTTCGAGGTGTTCTGGCTGGCCCTGCGGCACTTCGGGGGATCCGACGGCGGCGCGGTGCTGGCCGGGAACACGCTGCTGGCGCACGTGGTGGGGATGCTGGTGCTGGTGGCGACGCTGCCGGTCGCGCACCTGCTGTTCGTGGGGGTGGAGGAGCCGGCCCGGCGGCGGCTGAGGGTGCTGGGGAGCGTCCCTCGCCGCGCCGGCTCGGCGGATCCGGTCCTGCACGTCGCGGCGGAGCCGGCCGCAGAGGCGCCGATGGTGGGAGCCGTCCCGAGGCAGGACCGGCCCGTCGGCAACGACGAGGCGCGGCGGGACCCGGAGACGCGGGCGATCCGCGTCGTACGGCAGCCGCTCGCGAAGCAGCCGGTGCGGGACGAGGAGGCCCGACGCGATCCCGAGACCCGGGGCATCCCGATCGCCCGGCCTTCGACCGGGCCGGTCCCGGTGGTCCCCGGCCAGCAGCGCAGCGTGATCCCCGCAGGCGTCCCGGCGGCCGCGCCGGCCGTCTCCCGCGACGACGCTCCGACCGGGGAGCCGGACGTCGCCGCGGGGGCGGTCGGCCGTGCGATCCTCGCGCGCCGGGCCGGGATCGAGCCGCGGACGAAGCTGGCCGCGGACCTCGTCGCCGCCTCCGCCGCTGCCCGGAGCGGCCCGGGCAAGCACCGCCCGGGCCCGGGCCGGGGCAAACGTGGTTGGATCGACTCGCCGCAGTTCGGGGCCCGGCCCACGCCCTGA
- a CDS encoding methyltransferase domain-containing protein, translating into MSATSSGERPVHDPSGSTLPPERLLGWYVRLIRHYVGRGPYLDAGCATGGLMRRLIELGPVSGLAFPSTAAAVVRDEAPGCPVYTSAAELPTEAFRSLAALHVLDRMDTAAGDKAVACWRRVLRPGGRALVVVADSTGRAHRLTGDARRTAPFPRPHEEWRELLAGAGFVVWHEGSDGLWNGPYGRLPSWLDARAEAPVASQLSSGRLVLKPGAGESSVFVVENPA; encoded by the coding sequence ATGAGCGCCACATCCTCGGGTGAACGCCCCGTGCACGATCCCTCCGGCTCGACGCTGCCCCCCGAGCGTCTCCTGGGCTGGTACGTCCGGTTGATCCGGCACTACGTCGGCCGGGGTCCGTACCTGGACGCCGGCTGTGCGACGGGCGGCTTGATGCGCCGGTTGATCGAGCTCGGCCCGGTGTCCGGGCTGGCCTTCCCCAGCACCGCCGCAGCCGTGGTCCGGGACGAGGCGCCCGGGTGTCCCGTCTACACGTCCGCAGCCGAGCTGCCGACCGAGGCGTTCCGCAGCCTGGCCGCGCTGCACGTCCTGGACCGGATGGACACGGCCGCGGGGGACAAGGCCGTCGCCTGCTGGCGGCGGGTCCTGCGACCCGGCGGGCGCGCCCTGGTCGTCGTCGCGGACTCGACGGGCCGGGCACACCGCCTCACCGGGGACGCCCGGCGCACCGCGCCCTTCCCCCGCCCGCACGAGGAGTGGCGCGAGCTGCTCGCCGGCGCCGGGTTCGTCGTCTGGCACGAGGGCAGCGACGGGCTGTGGAACGGCCCCTACGGCCGGCTCCCGTCGTGGCTCGACGCCCGCGCCGAGGCCCCCGTGGCCTCCCAGCTCTCGTCCGGACGACTGGTGCTCAAGCCGGGAGCGGGGGAGTCCTCGGTGTTCGTGGTGGAGAACCCCGCCTAG
- a CDS encoding nitroreductase family protein: MAELLPLDPDQLLTTTRSVRKRLDYSRPVPIEVIREALEVALQAPSGSNVQGWHWIVLTDPDKRKAVADYYAESFDGYRRSAGYAGRQAGYEGDRAETQQRVASSAEYLAETMAECPVLIIGAIQAGEELPRGNQAGLWGSLLPAAWSLQLALRARGLGSAWTTLHLKHEKAIAELLGMPADVRQGVLLPVAYTKGTDFKLAPRQPLDTVLHVNSW; the protein is encoded by the coding sequence ATGGCAGAGCTGCTCCCGCTGGACCCCGACCAACTGCTCACGACGACCCGTTCGGTGCGCAAACGCCTCGACTACTCGCGCCCGGTGCCGATCGAGGTGATCCGGGAGGCCCTCGAGGTCGCGCTGCAGGCGCCGAGCGGCAGCAACGTGCAGGGCTGGCACTGGATCGTGCTGACGGACCCGGACAAGCGCAAGGCCGTCGCGGACTACTACGCCGAGTCCTTCGACGGGTATCGCCGGTCCGCCGGCTACGCGGGCCGGCAGGCGGGTTACGAGGGCGACCGCGCCGAGACCCAGCAGCGCGTCGCCTCCAGTGCGGAGTACCTCGCCGAGACCATGGCGGAGTGCCCGGTGCTGATCATCGGCGCGATCCAGGCCGGCGAGGAGCTGCCGCGGGGCAACCAGGCCGGCCTCTGGGGCTCGCTCCTCCCCGCCGCCTGGAGCCTGCAGCTCGCCCTGCGCGCCCGGGGCCTGGGCAGCGCCTGGACCACCCTGCACCTCAAGCACGAGAAGGCGATCGCGGAGCTCCTGGGGATGCCGGCGGACGTCCGCCAGGGCGTTCTGCTCCCGGTCGCCTACACGAAGGGCACCGACTTCAAGCTCGCCCCGCGCCAGCCCCTGGACACCGTCCTGCACGTCAATTCTTGGTAG
- a CDS encoding decaprenylphospho-beta-D-erythro-pentofuranosid-2-ulose 2-reductase, protein MIDAVGNPQSILLLGGTSEIGLAAVEAFAGDRPLRVILAARPSARLDGAKVRLESRGCAVETLDFDALALDTHPEVVEKAFAAGDVDVTIVAFGLLGDNEQSWTDVPTAVELAQVNYTAAVSVGVAVGDKLKAQGHGSLVALSSVAGERARRSNFVYGSTKAGLDAFYTGLTEALRPFGVTVSVVRPGFVHTKMTEGLKAAPLSTTPEAVAEVIVDAVRGKKELVWAPAPLRFVMSALRHVPRPIFRRLPL, encoded by the coding sequence ATGATCGACGCCGTGGGTAACCCGCAGAGCATCCTGCTGCTGGGTGGCACGTCCGAGATCGGGCTCGCCGCCGTCGAGGCGTTCGCCGGGGACCGGCCGCTGCGCGTGATCCTCGCCGCCCGCCCGTCGGCCAGGCTCGACGGGGCGAAGGTTCGGCTCGAGAGCCGTGGCTGCGCCGTCGAGACCCTGGACTTCGACGCGCTGGCCCTGGACACGCACCCCGAGGTCGTCGAGAAGGCGTTCGCGGCGGGGGACGTCGACGTCACGATCGTCGCGTTCGGGCTGCTCGGGGACAACGAGCAATCGTGGACCGACGTGCCGACCGCCGTCGAGCTCGCGCAGGTCAACTACACGGCGGCGGTGTCCGTCGGGGTGGCCGTGGGCGACAAGCTGAAGGCGCAGGGGCACGGCTCGCTCGTCGCGCTGTCGTCCGTGGCCGGGGAGCGGGCGCGCCGCTCGAACTTCGTCTACGGCTCCACCAAGGCCGGGCTGGACGCGTTTTACACCGGGCTGACCGAGGCGCTGCGGCCGTTCGGGGTGACGGTGAGCGTCGTCCGCCCCGGGTTCGTCCACACGAAGATGACCGAGGGCCTCAAGGCGGCTCCGCTGTCGACGACCCCGGAGGCGGTCGCCGAGGTGATCGTGGACGCCGTCCGCGGGAAGAAGGAGCTCGTCTGGGCCCCGGCCCCGCTGCGCTTCGTCATGTCCGCGCTCCGCCACGTCCCCCGCCCGATCTTCCGCCGCCTCCCCCTTTGA